From Nicotiana tabacum cultivar K326 chromosome 20, ASM71507v2, whole genome shotgun sequence, one genomic window encodes:
- the LOC107773556 gene encoding metal tolerance protein 4-like has translation MEGELEANNINGTKTPLLEGWKLSGSGRRSSRRFSRHNSFTSLRRDFLSRLPDKVINSFVIDSEASYIINNLSISSDLTKGEKEYYEKQFETLKSFEEVDSAVASDCIDEEDLEEQAQHERAMRISNYANIILLALKIYATVKSGSLAIAASTLDSLLDLMAGGILWFTHLSMKNINVYKYPIGKLRVQPVGIIVFAAIMATLGFQVLIQAVEQLVENKAPEKMTLNQLAWLYSIMLTATVVKLALWLYCRSSGNNIVRAYAKDHYFDVVTNVVGLIAAVLGDKFYWWIDPVGALILAIYTISNWSATVIENAVSLVGQSAPPEVMQKLTYVVIRHPQVKRIDTVRAYTFGVLYFVEVDIELPEDLPLKEAHIIGETLQIKLEKLPEVERAFVHLDFECEHKPEHSVPSKLPNNES, from the exons ATGGAGGGAGAATTAGAGGCTAACAATATTAATGGAACTAAAACGCCATTGTTGGAGGGGTGGAAGCTTAGCGGAAGTGGACGGCGGAGCAGCCGGCGTTTCAgccggcataactcttttacGTCGCTCCGCCGTGATTTCTTGTCTAGGCTTCCAGATAAGGTGATCAACTCTTTTGTTATTGATTCTGAAGCTTCATACATCATTAATAACCTCTCCATATCCTCTGACTTAACCAAAG GAGAAAAGGAATACTATGAAAAACAGTTTGAGACTTTGAAGTCATTTGAGGAAGTTGATTCTGCAGTTGCTTCTGATTGCATTGATGAAGAGGATCTCGAAGAACAAGCTCAACATGAGAGAGCAATGAGAATCTCCAATTATGCAAACATTATACTGCTTGCTCTCAAG ATCTATGCCACAGTAAAGAGTGGTTCTTTAGCTATTGCTGCATCTACACTGGATTCATTGCTTGACCTCATGGCTGGTGGCATACTATGGTTTACTCATCTTTCAATGAAAAATATTAATGTCTATAAATATCCTATTGGAAAATTGAGAGTGCAGCCTGTTGGAATCATCGTCTTTGCTGCTATTATGGCTACACTTG GCTTTCAGGTGCTGATCCAGGCTGTAGAACAACTAGTTGAAAATAAAGCTCCTGAAAAGATGACTTTGAATCAGCTCGCATGGTTATATTCCATCATGTTAACTGCCACAGTAGTAAAACTTGCCCTTTGGCTTTACTGCAGAAGCTCAGGAAACAACATTGTTCGTGCGTATGCAAAG GATCACTATTTTGATGTGGTTACTAACGTAGTCGGGTTAATAGCAGCTGTACTTGGTGATAAGTTCTACTGGTGGATTGATCCCGTTGGTGCTCTTATCCTTGCTATTTATACAATCTCAAATTGGTCAGCCACTGTGATAGAGAATGCAG TGTCACTGGTAGGACAATCAGCTCCTCCTGAAGTTATGCAGAAGTTAACATATGTTGTTATAAGACATCCTCAAGTGAAACGTATTGATACAGTTCGAGCATACACCTTTGGTGTCTTGTACTTTGTTGAG GTTGATATTGAACTCCCGGAAGATTTGCCATTGAAAGAAGCACATATTATCGGAGAGACTCTACAAATAAAGCTCGAGAAACTCCCTGAAGTGGAACGCGCATTTGTTCATCTTGATTTTGAATGTGAACACAAACCAGAACACTCCGTCCCCAGCAAGCTGCCCAACAATGAATCTTAA
- the LOC107773987 gene encoding E3 ubiquitin-protein ligase SINAT2: MAPGGSSYQDIGDSRSAYADYGIAPENAEPKSSPFRKSTAVNIIGGNHGTRSNTAVHELLECPVCMNLMYPPIHQCPNGHTLCLKCKTKVHVCPICRHELGNIRCLALEKIAESLELPCRYQIFGCQDIFAYHSRLRHEQNCRFRPYNCPYAGSECTVTGDIQSLVAHLKNDHKVDMHDGCTFNHRYVKANPQDVENATWMLTVFNCFGHQFCLHFEAFNVGVAPVYMAFLRFMGDDDDAKKFSYSLEVGGFGRKLIWQGVPRSIRDSHKTVRDSLDGLLIQRSMALFFSGGDRKELKLKVAGRIWREPL, encoded by the exons ATGGCTCCCGGAGGCAGTAGTTACCAGGATATTGGTGATTCTCGTAGCGCATATGCTGATTATGGTATTGCACCCGAAAATGCTGAACCCAAAAGCTCCCCTTTTAGAAAATCCACAGCTGTTAATATTATTGGTGGGAATCATGGAACAAGATCTAATACAGCTGTCCATGAGCTACTCGAATGCCCTGTTTGTATGAATCTAATGTACCCTCCAATTCATCAG TGTCCAAACGGTCATACGTTATGCCTGAAGTGCAAGACAAAAGTCCATGTATGCCCAATTTGCCGCCATGAGCTTGGAAACATAAGATGTCTAGCATTGGAGAAAATTGCAGAGTCACTGGAATTGCCATGCCGATACCAAATCTTTGGCTGTCAAGATATATTCGCTTATCATAGTAGGCTTCGGCATGAGCAGAACTGCAGGTTTCGTCCATACAACTGCCCTTATGCGGGATCTGAATGCACTGTTACTGGTGATATTCAGTCCCTTGTTGCACACCTCAAAAATGATCACAAGGTTGATATGCATGACGGCTGTACCTTCAACCATCGTTATGTCAAAGCTAATCCTCAAGATGTTGAGAATGCTACGTGGATGTTGACT GTATTCAACTGTTTTGGTCACCAGTTCTGCTTGCACTTTGAGGCCTTCAATGTCGGTGTGGCACCAGTATACATGGCATTCCTTCGTTTTAtgggtgatgatgatgatgcgaAAAAGTTTAGTTATAGTCTTGAAGTAGGTGGATTTGGCAGAAAGTTAATATGGCAAGGAGTTCCTAGGAGCATCCGTGATAGTCATAAAACTGTCCGAGACAGTTTAGACGGGCTGCTCATTCAAAGGAGCATGGCACTCTTCTTCTCTGGTGGTGACAGGAAGGAACTAAAGCTGAAGGTAGCCGGGCGCATTTGGAGAGAACCATTGTAA